In a genomic window of Tissierella sp. Yu-01:
- a CDS encoding DNA topoisomerase, translating to MSKALFIAEKPSVAIEFAKVLNIKGNKKDGYIESDEAVVTWCVGHMVTMSYPDKYDEKYKKWTLSDLPFLPVEYKYEVIKDVKKQFNIVKMLLNRDDISTIYICTDSGREGEYIYRLVDNLAKVNGKTKKRVWIDSQTEEEIKKGVKNAKPLSEYDNLADAAYLRAKEDYLMGINFSRLLTLKYGNILSKRLGKNYVVIAVGRVMTCVLGMIVQREREIRDFVKTPYYKINSSFQFHESIDYDGEWKAVDGSNYFDSNLLYKDIGFKDIKEAESFIDFLKEDNLEMEAVVEEIKKKKETKNPPLLYNLAELQNELSKRLKISPEETLKIAQTLYEKKMITYPRTDARVLSTAVTKEIHKNLNGLINMNKICRLDESDTDINGYIQKILSEQLYKGIEKTKYVNDKSITDHYAIIPTGEGLGSFNKLTKFEKETYLLIVRRFISIFYPPAIYSQLSIVTKIKSESFFTSSKICIQEGFLIVLNNDKKESNSESEKTETLKRLKKGQKVKIINLVIKESETTPPKRYNSGSIILAMESAGKLIEDEELREQIKGSGIGTSATRAGILKKLQKIDYISLNNKTQILTPTNLGELIFDVVKSSIPSLLRPELTASWEKGLSMIENGKIKTDEYIIKLENYIKNSTYNVLNYANHNSPKR from the coding sequence ATGAGTAAAGCATTGTTTATAGCTGAAAAACCTAGCGTAGCAATAGAATTTGCAAAGGTATTAAATATAAAAGGCAATAAAAAAGATGGGTATATTGAATCTGATGAAGCAGTAGTTACATGGTGTGTAGGACACATGGTAACTATGAGTTATCCAGATAAATATGATGAGAAGTATAAAAAATGGACTTTAAGTGATCTTCCATTTTTACCAGTGGAATACAAGTATGAAGTTATTAAGGATGTAAAAAAACAATTTAATATAGTAAAAATGCTCCTTAACAGAGATGATATTTCAACGATTTATATTTGTACTGACTCAGGACGAGAAGGAGAATATATATATAGACTAGTTGATAATTTGGCAAAAGTAAATGGTAAAACTAAAAAGAGAGTTTGGATTGATTCGCAAACAGAAGAAGAAATAAAAAAAGGAGTAAAAAATGCAAAACCTTTAAGTGAATATGATAATTTAGCAGATGCGGCTTATTTGAGAGCCAAAGAAGATTACTTAATGGGAATTAATTTCTCTAGACTGCTAACTTTGAAATATGGAAATATACTAAGCAAAAGATTAGGTAAGAATTATGTTGTTATTGCAGTTGGGAGAGTTATGACCTGTGTACTTGGCATGATAGTTCAAAGAGAAAGAGAAATAAGAGACTTTGTAAAGACTCCTTACTATAAAATAAATTCTAGTTTCCAATTTCATGAATCTATAGATTATGATGGAGAATGGAAAGCTGTTGATGGTTCTAACTATTTTGATTCAAATTTACTATATAAAGACATTGGATTTAAGGATATTAAGGAAGCTGAGAGTTTTATAGATTTCCTAAAAGAAGATAATTTGGAAATGGAAGCTGTTGTTGAAGAGATAAAAAAGAAGAAGGAAACTAAGAATCCTCCATTACTCTATAACTTAGCAGAATTACAAAACGAATTATCTAAACGTTTGAAGATAAGTCCAGAGGAGACTTTGAAGATTGCACAAACACTTTACGAAAAGAAAATGATTACATACCCAAGGACAGATGCCAGAGTCTTATCCACAGCAGTGACTAAGGAAATTCATAAGAATTTAAATGGACTTATAAATATGAATAAAATTTGTAGATTAGATGAATCAGATACAGATATAAATGGATACATCCAAAAAATTCTATCTGAGCAACTTTATAAGGGGATAGAAAAAACCAAATATGTGAACGACAAATCTATAACGGATCACTATGCTATAATTCCTACAGGTGAAGGGTTAGGTAGTTTTAATAAATTAACTAAATTTGAAAAGGAAACATATTTACTAATAGTAAGAAGGTTTATATCAATATTTTATCCACCTGCAATTTATAGTCAGTTGTCGATTGTTACTAAAATAAAATCAGAAAGTTTCTTTACGTCTTCAAAGATATGTATACAGGAAGGATTTCTTATAGTATTAAATAATGACAAGAAGGAATCTAATTCAGAGTCCGAAAAGACAGAAACCTTGAAAAGGCTAAAGAAAGGGCAAAAAGTAAAGATTATTAATCTTGTTATTAAAGAATCAGAAACAACTCCTCCTAAAAGATATAATTCTGGTTCCATAATATTAGCGATGGAAAGTGCAGGTAAATTAATTGAAGATGAGGAGCTAAGAGAACAAATAAAAGGAAGTGGAATAGGTACAAGTGCTACTAGAGCAGGGATTCTTAAGAAACTTCAAAAGATTGATTATATATCACTTAATAATAAAACACAGATCTTAACCCCTACTAATTTAGGAGAATTAATTTTTGATGTGGTTAAATCATCAATACCATCACTCTTAAGACCAGAACTAACAGCAAGCTGGGAAAAGGGTCTATCTATGATAGAAAACGGTAAAATTAAAACAGATGAGTATATAATCAAGCTTGAAAACTACATTAAAAATAGTACATATAACGTCCTTAACTATGCAAATCATAATAGCCCTAAAAGATAA
- the polC gene encoding DNA polymerase III subunit alpha: protein MKRIKDIFTDYETGDILSEAKVEGVILNKDTKNLEMNISSDKYIEVKKLADLIEFMKKRFKLEDSIISVNYTSDTEKRPIEEELDNLIIILSDKYPVLRAALNNCRYEISENTITFNFKTIVSNYFEMNNYDKECHDVIKKLYGTSYQIKFIDKVNDEELLKLKDDIQAKENQIIQEEEKASYNQYISNNIIEYKQDIQKESNGKKGDPSLILGRSSKNKEPIIKITDISPNEGMVVIAGEISNLESKELRSGKVLVSFDLYDGSSSITCKSFVKGEDANEVFSRLSKAKGIRISGNAGYSNFTGEVEIIANTIIETNGMRRIERKDKADVKRVELHMHTQMSQMDAMTSATDLIKRAMNWGMKSVAITDHGVVQAFPEAHKLLGRDNSDMKVIYGVEAYLAPDKKPSVTSHKGQSIDTTYCVLDLETTGFSPVTEKITEIGIMKVKEGKVIDEFSCFVNPEKPIPQRVVEVTNITDDMVKDAETIDKIFPRMLDFIKDTVLVAHNASFDINFLKHNAKVLGYDFDFTYLDTLTLAQELFPEFKTYKLGRIAKNLNIKVEVAHRALDDVDTTVKVFNIMIDKLKERGAKTLADIDVYGSDEEAKKEEYKKLRTYHAIILAKDYVGLKNLYKLVSYSHLDYFYKKPRILKSMFKKYSEGLIIGSACSEGELYQAVLLGKSDEEIEAIAEDYDYLEIQPIGNNDYLVRTEQVPNRDYLKEINRKIVALGEKLNKPVVATGDVHFLDPEDEIYRRILEAGQGYKDADNQAPLYLKTTDEMLDEFSYLGREKAYEVVVTNTNMISEMCENISPISSEKATPHIEGCEQTIRDITYDRAHELYGDTLPEIVEQRLEKELDSIIKNGFSVMYIIAQKLVWKSNEDGYLVGSRGSVGSSVVAYMTGITEVNALPAHYRCPSCKHSDFTDYGYNIGFDLPDKDCPVCGEKLEKDGIDIPFETFLGFNGDKEPDIDLNFSGEYQAKAHKYTEVIFGKGTTFKAGTIGTIADKTAFGYVRKYYEERNIPINKAEIVRISKGCTGIKRTTGQHPGGIIVVPKGREIYEFCPVQHPADDPNSDIITTHFDYHSIDQNLLKLDILGHDDPTMIRMLQDLTGVDPKTIQMDDKETMSIFSSTVALGVTPEQINSKVGTFGVPEFGTRFVRGMLLDTMPKKFMDLICISGLSHGTDVWLGNAKELIDAEIVTSISEAVCTRDDIMVYLIKMGLPPNSAFKIMELVRKGKALKDPKWPEYEELMREHNVPEWYIDSCRKIKYMFPKAHAAAYVMMAFRIAWFKVHIPLAYYAAYFSIRAKAFDAEFMIHGKEKVKEKLKEIDALGNQAAPKDKDMYDDLEIVLEMYERGFKFLPIDLYKSHASKFQIEDDMLRPPFNSISGMGNVAAEGIYKAANEEPFSSIEDLRKRAKVGNAAVELLKKFNCLDGLPESNQLSLFDVFG, encoded by the coding sequence ATGAAAAGAATTAAAGATATTTTTACTGATTATGAAACAGGGGATATTTTAAGTGAAGCCAAAGTAGAAGGCGTTATATTAAATAAGGATACAAAAAACCTTGAAATGAATATTAGCTCAGATAAGTATATAGAGGTTAAGAAACTTGCTGATTTAATTGAATTCATGAAGAAAAGATTTAAACTAGAAGATTCAATTATATCGGTTAATTATACTAGTGACACTGAAAAAAGACCAATAGAAGAGGAATTAGATAATTTAATAATTATATTATCTGATAAATATCCTGTCCTTAGAGCTGCTTTAAATAATTGTAGATATGAGATATCGGAAAATACTATAACTTTTAACTTTAAAACTATAGTTTCAAATTATTTTGAAATGAATAATTATGATAAAGAATGTCATGACGTAATTAAAAAACTTTATGGTACATCCTATCAAATTAAATTCATTGATAAAGTGAATGATGAAGAGTTATTAAAGTTGAAAGATGATATACAAGCTAAAGAAAATCAAATAATACAAGAGGAAGAGAAAGCAAGTTATAATCAATATATTTCTAATAATATTATTGAGTATAAACAGGATATACAGAAAGAAAGTAATGGTAAAAAAGGAGATCCATCACTTATCCTAGGAAGAAGTTCAAAAAATAAAGAACCAATTATTAAGATAACTGATATATCACCAAATGAAGGAATGGTAGTAATTGCAGGTGAAATCTCCAATTTAGAATCTAAGGAGCTAAGAAGTGGAAAGGTACTGGTATCCTTTGACTTATACGATGGTTCAAGCTCAATAACATGTAAATCCTTTGTAAAAGGAGAAGACGCTAATGAGGTTTTTTCTAGATTGAGTAAAGCAAAAGGAATTAGAATTTCTGGCAATGCGGGATATAGTAACTTTACCGGTGAAGTCGAGATCATTGCCAATACCATAATCGAAACAAATGGAATGAGAAGGATTGAGAGAAAAGATAAGGCTGATGTAAAGAGAGTAGAGCTTCACATGCATACTCAAATGAGCCAAATGGATGCCATGACAAGTGCTACCGATCTTATAAAGAGAGCCATGAACTGGGGTATGAAGTCCGTCGCCATTACAGACCATGGAGTGGTACAAGCTTTTCCAGAAGCACATAAGTTATTAGGTAGAGATAATTCAGATATGAAAGTAATATATGGAGTAGAAGCCTATTTAGCTCCAGATAAGAAACCTTCTGTGACAAGTCATAAGGGACAAAGTATTGATACTACCTATTGTGTTCTTGATTTAGAAACTACAGGTTTTTCACCAGTAACAGAAAAGATAACAGAAATAGGAATTATGAAAGTTAAAGAAGGAAAAGTTATAGATGAATTTAGTTGTTTTGTTAATCCTGAAAAACCAATACCTCAGCGTGTAGTTGAAGTAACCAATATAACAGATGATATGGTAAAGGATGCAGAGACTATAGACAAGATTTTTCCAAGAATGCTTGACTTTATTAAAGATACTGTGTTAGTTGCCCATAATGCCAGCTTTGATATCAACTTTTTAAAGCATAATGCTAAAGTCTTAGGCTATGATTTTGATTTTACTTATTTGGATACATTGACTTTAGCACAAGAGTTATTTCCTGAATTTAAGACATATAAATTAGGGAGAATTGCTAAGAATTTGAATATTAAAGTAGAGGTTGCTCACAGGGCATTAGACGATGTTGATACAACTGTTAAGGTATTCAATATAATGATTGACAAACTAAAGGAAAGAGGAGCAAAAACACTTGCAGATATAGATGTTTATGGTTCTGACGAGGAAGCTAAGAAAGAAGAATATAAAAAGTTAAGAACTTATCATGCAATTATATTAGCGAAGGATTATGTAGGATTAAAAAATTTATATAAATTAGTATCCTATTCACATTTAGACTACTTTTATAAAAAGCCACGTATTTTAAAGAGCATGTTTAAAAAGTATTCAGAGGGTTTGATTATTGGAAGTGCCTGTAGTGAAGGAGAGCTTTACCAGGCAGTGTTGTTAGGAAAATCTGATGAAGAAATAGAGGCAATAGCCGAAGATTATGATTATTTAGAAATACAGCCTATTGGCAATAATGATTATTTAGTCAGAACAGAGCAAGTGCCTAATAGAGATTATCTAAAGGAGATCAATAGAAAGATTGTAGCCTTAGGTGAGAAATTGAATAAACCAGTAGTCGCTACTGGAGATGTTCACTTCTTAGACCCTGAGGATGAAATATACAGACGTATACTTGAGGCGGGACAAGGTTATAAAGATGCAGATAATCAAGCTCCACTATATTTAAAGACTACTGATGAGATGCTTGATGAATTTTCCTATTTAGGTAGAGAGAAGGCATATGAAGTAGTAGTTACAAATACAAATATGATATCTGAGATGTGTGAAAATATTAGTCCAATTTCGTCAGAAAAAGCGACACCACATATAGAGGGTTGCGAGCAGACTATTAGGGATATTACCTATGATAGGGCACATGAATTATATGGAGATACGCTTCCCGAAATAGTGGAGCAAAGGCTTGAGAAGGAGCTTGATTCTATAATAAAAAATGGCTTCTCGGTTATGTATATTATCGCACAAAAACTAGTGTGGAAATCAAATGAGGATGGTTATTTAGTAGGTTCTAGAGGTTCTGTTGGTTCTTCTGTAGTTGCATATATGACTGGTATTACAGAGGTTAATGCCTTGCCAGCACACTACAGGTGTCCAAGTTGTAAACACTCTGACTTTACAGATTATGGTTATAATATAGGGTTTGACTTACCAGATAAAGATTGTCCAGTATGTGGAGAAAAATTAGAAAAGGATGGAATAGATATACCATTTGAAACTTTCTTAGGTTTTAATGGAGATAAGGAGCCTGATATAGACTTAAACTTTTCAGGTGAATATCAAGCAAAGGCGCATAAATATACTGAAGTTATCTTTGGTAAAGGCACTACATTTAAGGCAGGTACTATCGGTACGATTGCTGATAAGACAGCCTTTGGTTATGTTAGAAAGTATTATGAGGAAAGAAATATTCCTATAAATAAAGCAGAAATCGTTCGAATATCAAAGGGATGTACTGGTATTAAAAGAACTACAGGACAGCATCCTGGAGGTATAATTGTAGTTCCAAAGGGTAGAGAGATATATGAATTCTGTCCAGTACAACATCCAGCTGATGATCCTAATTCAGATATTATTACAACACATTTTGATTATCATTCAATTGATCAAAATCTATTGAAGCTGGATATACTTGGACATGATGACCCTACTATGATTAGAATGTTACAGGATTTAACTGGAGTTGACCCTAAGACTATACAAATGGACGATAAAGAGACAATGTCCATATTTTCATCCACTGTTGCCCTAGGAGTTACTCCTGAACAAATAAATTCTAAGGTAGGAACCTTCGGAGTTCCTGAATTTGGTACAAGATTTGTTAGGGGTATGCTTTTAGACACAATGCCTAAGAAATTTATGGATTTAATATGTATATCAGGTCTATCTCATGGTACAGACGTGTGGCTGGGCAATGCTAAGGAATTAATTGATGCAGAAATAGTTACCAGCATCAGTGAGGCCGTATGTACTAGAGATGATATTATGGTATATCTTATCAAAATGGGACTACCACCTAATAGTGCATTTAAGATAATGGAATTAGTACGTAAAGGTAAGGCATTAAAGGATCCAAAATGGCCTGAATATGAAGAATTAATGAGAGAGCATAATGTTCCTGAATGGTATATAGATTCCTGTAGAAAGATAAAATACATGTTCCCAAAAGCCCATGCTGCTGCTTATGTAATGATGGCTTTTAGAATTGCTTGGTTTAAGGTTCATATACCTTTAGCCTATTATGCAGCATATTTTTCAATAAGGGCAAAGGCTTTTGATGCTGAATTTATGATACATGGGAAAGAAAAGGTAAAGGAAAAATTAAAGGAAATAGATGCTCTTGGTAATCAGGCAGCTCCTAAAGACAAGGATATGTATGATGATTTAGAGATAGTATTAGAGATGTATGAAAGAGGATTTAAGTTCCTTCCAATTGACTTATATAAATCTCATGCAAGTAAGTTTCAAATTGAAGATGATATGTTAAGACCACCTTTTAACAGCATATCCGGAATGGGTAATGTAGCAGCCGAAGGCATTTACAAAGCTGCTAATGAAGAACCTTTTAGCTCTATAGAGGATTTAAGAAAACGTGCTAAAGTTGGTAATGCAGCAGTTGAATTGCTAAAGAAATTTAATTGTTTAGATGGTCTACCAGAGAGTAATCAGTTAAGTCTATTTGACGTATTTGGTTAA
- the brnQ gene encoding branched-chain amino acid transport system II carrier protein, whose product MKEKLTLKQNLLIGSLLFGLFFGAGNLIFPVQMGQAAGSNTLAATIGFLITGVGLPMLGVIASGISKSESLYDMAKPVNTVYAILFTCMLYLTIGPLFAIPRTATVAFEVGIHPFIPKENLKIGLLIFSFIFFVITLYYSLRPGRILDWVGKYLTPIFLCLLSILLIVTIIKPMGQISEFVPQGNYVTKPLITGLLDGYNTMDALASLAFAIVIISNIEKLGIINPTYIAKETIKSSIFSVIGMAVIYASLSYLGASSLGSVSRANNGGLILSMVSNHYFGLIGQVLLAAIVGVACLKTAIGLITACSEMFSELFPKSMSYKGYAVLFTVVSFIIANFGLSKIIQLSIPVLMFLYPLAINLIILSLMSPIIKKNGTIYKWTIGATILPAIFDFFNALPDPIKEKAIISEILEFAHRYLPGFEYGFGWISLSLAGFIIGVVLSRKK is encoded by the coding sequence ATGAAAGAAAAATTGACATTAAAACAGAACCTATTAATAGGTTCATTACTATTTGGTTTGTTCTTTGGAGCTGGAAATCTTATCTTCCCAGTTCAAATGGGACAGGCTGCTGGAAGTAATACTCTCGCAGCAACTATTGGATTTTTAATTACTGGTGTAGGATTGCCAATGTTAGGAGTAATTGCATCTGGTATATCAAAGAGTGAAAGTCTTTATGATATGGCTAAGCCAGTTAATACTGTTTACGCAATATTATTTACCTGCATGCTGTATTTAACAATTGGACCTTTATTTGCAATACCACGTACAGCTACTGTAGCATTTGAAGTCGGAATACATCCTTTTATTCCAAAAGAGAATTTAAAGATAGGTTTATTGATTTTTTCATTTATATTTTTCGTTATAACCCTATACTACTCATTAAGACCTGGTAGAATTCTTGATTGGGTAGGAAAATATCTTACTCCTATTTTTTTATGTTTATTGTCTATCCTACTAATAGTCACTATTATTAAACCAATGGGGCAAATTAGTGAATTTGTACCCCAGGGGAATTATGTTACGAAACCATTGATTACAGGGTTATTGGATGGTTATAATACGATGGATGCATTAGCTTCATTGGCCTTTGCTATTGTAATTATATCTAATATTGAAAAGTTAGGAATTATAAATCCTACATACATTGCAAAAGAAACTATTAAATCTAGTATTTTTAGTGTTATTGGCATGGCAGTAATATATGCATCATTATCCTATTTGGGAGCATCAAGCTTAGGTAGTGTTAGTCGTGCTAATAATGGTGGGTTGATTTTATCCATGGTAAGTAATCATTACTTTGGTTTAATTGGTCAGGTATTATTGGCAGCTATTGTTGGAGTGGCATGTTTAAAGACTGCTATAGGTCTAATCACTGCATGTTCAGAAATGTTTAGTGAGCTGTTTCCAAAATCAATGTCATATAAAGGATATGCAGTATTATTTACTGTTGTATCATTTATAATTGCAAACTTCGGTTTAAGTAAAATTATTCAGTTATCAATACCTGTACTAATGTTTCTTTATCCTTTAGCTATAAATCTAATCATATTGTCATTAATGAGCCCAATTATCAAAAAGAATGGTACAATATATAAGTGGACAATAGGTGCCACTATTCTACCTGCGATATTTGATTTCTTTAATGCATTGCCTGATCCTATAAAAGAAAAAGCAATAATAAGTGAAATTTTAGAATTTGCACATAGATATTTACCAGGATTTGAATATGGCTTTGGGTGGATATCTTTATCATTAGCAGGATTTATAATAGGAGTGGTATTGAGTAGAAAGAAATAA
- a CDS encoding DMT family transporter: MKNIKGELLLFLTAIIWGTSFVSQKLGMNYVEPFTFGAARFLLGALILIPVILYFDNKNNEYNNDSNDKNNKFLKKDLFVGGTICGVSLFFGASLQQIGMIYTTAGKAGFITALYIVLVPLFGLLTNKKINKLTWIGVALATIGLYFLCVNENFTIQKGDVIVLAGTLFWAIQIIAVDSYASKVSSLKLSFLQFMVAGFLSLICAFLFETPNLKTLVDCAGPILYTAIMVVGVAYTLQILGQKTTPPAIASIIMSMESLFAAISGAIFLNEVMNLREYFGCILMFAAVIITQLKTEENHSLKES, encoded by the coding sequence ATGAAAAATATTAAAGGAGAATTGTTACTATTTTTAACAGCAATCATATGGGGGACATCTTTCGTAAGTCAGAAGCTTGGAATGAATTACGTTGAACCCTTTACATTTGGTGCAGCTAGATTTTTACTAGGTGCCCTAATATTAATTCCAGTTATATTATATTTCGATAATAAGAATAATGAATATAATAATGATTCAAATGATAAAAATAATAAATTCCTCAAAAAGGATCTTTTTGTTGGAGGTACAATATGTGGAGTATCATTATTTTTTGGAGCCTCTCTCCAACAAATAGGAATGATTTACACTACTGCAGGTAAAGCTGGATTTATAACTGCATTATACATTGTACTGGTGCCACTCTTTGGACTGCTTACAAATAAAAAAATCAATAAGTTAACATGGATAGGTGTTGCATTAGCAACCATTGGTTTATACTTCTTATGTGTTAATGAAAACTTCACAATCCAAAAGGGTGATGTAATTGTTTTAGCAGGTACCTTATTCTGGGCAATACAAATTATTGCAGTAGATTCCTATGCTTCAAAGGTTAGTAGTTTAAAATTATCCTTCCTTCAATTTATGGTTGCTGGATTCCTATCATTAATTTGTGCTTTCCTATTTGAAACACCTAACTTAAAAACTTTAGTAGATTGTGCTGGCCCTATATTATATACTGCTATAATGGTTGTTGGAGTAGCATATACTCTTCAGATTCTTGGACAAAAAACAACACCACCTGCAATTGCTTCAATTATTATGAGTATGGAATCATTATTCGCAGCTATAAGTGGTGCCATTTTTTTAAATGAAGTTATGAACTTAAGAGAATACTTTGGATGTATATTAATGTTTGCCGCTGTTATAATTACACAATTAAAGACTGAAGAAAATCATAGTTTAAAAGAAAGCTAA
- a CDS encoding methylated-DNA--[protein]-cysteine S-methyltransferase, with protein sequence MNRAYYYDTKIGRISIVENGDAITHLYFNEIEEKDVMIEETPLLKEAYKQLSEYLDGTRKEFDIPLKPHGTEFQLKVWNALREIPYGVTCSYKDIAIKIDNEKACRAVGLANNRNPISVFIPCHRVIGSNGKLVGYGGGLDIKEKLLNLETEVNHL encoded by the coding sequence ATGAATAGAGCTTATTATTATGATACAAAAATTGGGCGTATTAGTATTGTAGAGAATGGAGATGCTATAACTCATTTGTATTTTAACGAAATAGAAGAGAAAGATGTTATGATTGAAGAAACTCCTTTATTAAAAGAAGCATATAAACAACTTTCAGAGTACTTAGATGGTACAAGAAAAGAGTTTGATATACCCTTAAAGCCTCATGGTACGGAATTTCAATTGAAAGTATGGAATGCTTTAAGGGAAATACCATATGGTGTTACATGTAGTTATAAGGATATTGCAATAAAAATTGATAATGAAAAAGCATGTCGTGCTGTTGGACTAGCTAATAATAGAAATCCAATATCTGTTTTTATTCCTTGTCATCGTGTAATAGGTTCTAACGGCAAGCTTGTTGGATATGGCGGAGGCTTGGATATTAAAGAAAAACTGTTAAATTTGGAAACAGAAGTCAACCATTTATAA
- a CDS encoding peptidylprolyl isomerase yields MKSRKMKKTLVVAIIMIFTLSITACTQEEIVAKVNDKEITKTEFYDQLVTQSGDQVLNALISEKIIELEIEKQNIELTDEEIEAEFAEMKEYYGGEEEFNDALTYFGYNLEDIKQNIVINLQLEKLLEPYIEITEDEMKNYFDTNKSYLNEEEQVKASHILVETKEEADEVKTKLDGGADFADLAKEYSKDTANSSMGGDLGYFGKGKMVAPFEEVAFALGINEISDPVKTDFGYHIIKVEDHKEAKEAVYEEHKDNIKDSIFQQKMGDAYNEWYQEKVVEYKIINYIDGTETDPEVESSTEEKTDAESEGK; encoded by the coding sequence ATGAAATCAAGAAAAATGAAGAAAACATTAGTGGTCGCAATTATCATGATATTTACACTAAGTATAACTGCTTGTACACAAGAAGAGATAGTTGCTAAAGTAAATGATAAGGAAATTACAAAAACGGAATTTTATGACCAATTAGTTACTCAAAGTGGCGATCAGGTTTTAAATGCACTAATTTCAGAAAAGATTATAGAGTTAGAAATTGAGAAACAGAACATTGAATTAACTGATGAGGAAATAGAAGCAGAATTTGCCGAGATGAAGGAATATTACGGTGGAGAAGAGGAGTTCAATGATGCACTTACGTATTTTGGATATAACCTTGAGGATATTAAACAAAATATAGTGATTAATCTTCAATTAGAAAAACTATTAGAGCCTTATATTGAAATTACCGAAGATGAGATGAAAAACTACTTTGATACAAATAAGTCTTACTTAAATGAAGAAGAGCAAGTAAAAGCTAGTCATATTCTTGTTGAAACTAAGGAAGAAGCAGATGAAGTTAAGACTAAATTAGATGGTGGTGCAGATTTTGCTGATTTGGCTAAAGAATATTCCAAAGATACAGCAAACAGTAGTATGGGTGGAGACCTGGGATACTTTGGTAAGGGTAAAATGGTAGCACCTTTTGAAGAAGTTGCTTTCGCTTTAGGTATCAATGAAATCAGTGACCCTGTAAAGACTGACTTTGGTTATCATATAATTAAGGTTGAAGATCATAAAGAAGCAAAAGAAGCTGTATATGAAGAGCATAAGGACAATATAAAAGATTCTATTTTCCAACAAAAAATGGGTGATGCTTACAACGAATGGTATCAAGAAAAAGTCGTAGAATATAAGATTATAAATTATATAGATGGAACTGAGACTGATCCTGAAGTAGAATCTAGTACTGAAGAAAAAACTGATGCTGAATCAGAAGGTAAATAG
- a CDS encoding universal stress protein — protein sequence MKRILIAIDGSENSKKALIKAREVASFNMSDVFILTVIENHKGNPLSASEENYNETTKSNILRGEEILKEALEIFNDYDGNVKADYRVGDTAEKIIEVVEERNIDLIVMGRRGLGTFSRTFLGSISNRVLNNVRTSVLIVK from the coding sequence ATGAAGCGAATATTAATTGCAATTGATGGATCAGAAAACTCTAAGAAGGCCTTGATTAAGGCAAGAGAAGTAGCTTCATTTAATATGAGTGATGTTTTCATTTTAACTGTAATAGAAAATCACAAAGGCAATCCATTATCTGCTAGTGAAGAAAATTATAATGAAACTACTAAATCAAATATTTTGCGTGGAGAGGAAATACTAAAGGAAGCTTTAGAAATATTTAATGATTATGATGGAAATGTAAAAGCAGATTATAGAGTGGGTGATACAGCAGAGAAGATTATTGAGGTAGTGGAAGAAAGAAATATAGACTTAATTGTTATGGGAAGGCGTGGGCTAGGTACATTTTCTAGGACTTTCCTTGGAAGTATATCAAATAGAGTTTTAAATAATGTTAGAACCTCGGTATTGATTGTAAAATAA